The following are encoded together in the Bacteroidales bacterium MB20-C3-3 genome:
- a CDS encoding clostripain-related cysteine peptidase codes for MKVRVYSLLSLILISLFLGVSCEKIGLGRDYDRVVLLYLAANNNLSTYAKDNVEALRDGYVPSVNDKNILLVYKHIKGEKPELVRMYKDQNGLFVEDIVAFYEDHNSASPEVLKGVLTKIKTIFPADNYGVILWSHASGWLPQGYYGNNKFPGVRLEDPFSSIVKSFGEDRDVEMEISELRDAIPYKLEFLIFDCCFMGGIEVAYELRKKADYIMASPTEILATGFPYESVMLPLFEYRADLEEVANIFYNYYVPKGDSPYTLYNSATIALYDTDEIEDIAVVCEEIFTQNREKMVSVSRSSVQPYFRLGQDYFFDLEHYISKIATPSQLLKFQKESGEAVILKKATKNFLDIPIDNFSGLSVYIPEIPGGDLETFYRTFEWNQRTKLVN; via the coding sequence ATGAAGGTTAGAGTATATAGTCTGCTTTCTCTAATTCTTATCTCCCTGTTTTTGGGCGTCTCTTGTGAGAAGATAGGGCTAGGGAGGGATTATGACAGGGTTGTGCTGCTTTATCTTGCAGCCAATAATAATTTAAGTACATACGCAAAGGATAATGTGGAAGCTCTCAGGGATGGGTATGTGCCATCTGTAAATGATAAGAATATTCTTCTTGTTTATAAACATATTAAAGGAGAGAAGCCTGAACTGGTTAGAATGTACAAAGACCAGAATGGCCTTTTTGTTGAGGACATTGTGGCTTTTTATGAAGATCACAACTCGGCCTCTCCTGAGGTTCTAAAGGGTGTTCTTACTAAAATAAAGACTATTTTTCCGGCAGATAATTATGGAGTTATTCTATGGTCTCACGCCTCAGGCTGGTTACCTCAGGGCTATTATGGAAATAATAAATTTCCCGGAGTAAGATTAGAAGATCCATTTTCATCTATTGTGAAATCCTTTGGTGAGGACAGGGATGTGGAAATGGAGATATCTGAGCTTAGAGATGCTATACCTTATAAATTAGAGTTTTTGATTTTTGACTGCTGCTTTATGGGAGGGATTGAGGTTGCATATGAATTAAGGAAAAAGGCAGACTATATTATGGCATCACCTACAGAGATACTTGCCACCGGATTCCCTTATGAAAGCGTTATGCTCCCTTTATTTGAGTACAGGGCAGATCTTGAAGAGGTTGCAAATATTTTTTACAACTATTATGTTCCAAAGGGGGATAGCCCATATACACTGTATAATTCTGCAACAATTGCTCTCTATGATACGGATGAGATTGAGGATATTGCAGTAGTGTGTGAAGAGATATTTACCCAAAACAGGGAAAAAATGGTTTCTGTCAGCAGAAGTAGCGTTCAGCCCTATTTCAGGCTTGGGCAGGATTACTTTTTTGATCTTGAGCATTATATCTCAAAAATAGCAACTCCGTCTCAGTTACTGAAATTCCAAAAAGAGAGCGGAGAGGCTGTTATTCTCAAAAAGGCTACAAAAAACTTTCTGGACATTCCTATAGATAATTTTTCGGGATTATCAGTATATATACCTGAAATACCGGGAGGTGATCTGGAGACCTTCTACCGGACATTTGAGTGGAATCAGCGTACAAAATTGGTTAATTGA
- a CDS encoding 50S ribosomal protein L25, with protein MKTIQLEGLARKVSNKQAVKTLRREERVPCVLYGENIKENILFSIDKKELGQIIYTPNSYIIELNIDGKKYLATFHSSQYHPVTDEPLHVDFLAIAEGKPVTINVPVVLSGNSDGVKQGGKLMQSTRKLKISAMIDKLPDTLNVDITNLKLGKTIVAGELSYDGVQILSPKSSIICAVKMTRAAIGAAAAAAAANK; from the coding sequence ATGAAAACAATTCAACTGGAGGGCCTTGCAAGAAAGGTTTCAAACAAACAGGCTGTAAAAACATTAAGAAGAGAGGAGCGCGTTCCTTGCGTACTTTACGGAGAGAATATTAAGGAGAATATCCTTTTCTCTATTGATAAAAAGGAGCTTGGTCAAATTATCTATACTCCAAACTCTTACATTATTGAATTGAATATTGATGGCAAAAAGTATCTTGCTACATTCCACAGTTCACAGTATCATCCTGTAACAGATGAGCCTCTGCATGTGGATTTTCTTGCCATTGCTGAGGGAAAACCTGTAACTATCAATGTTCCCGTTGTTCTTAGCGGAAACTCTGACGGTGTTAAGCAGGGTGGTAAACTAATGCAGTCTACTCGTAAGCTTAAAATTTCTGCAATGATTGATAAGCTTCCTGATACACTTAATGTAGATATTACAAACCTTAAGCTGGGAAAAACAATTGTAGCCGGCGAACTATCTTATGATGGAGTTCAGATTCTTAGCCCTAAGAGTTCAATTATCTGCGCTGTTAAGATGACCCGTGCTGCTATTGGTGCTGCTGCCGCTGCTGCTGCTGCAAACAAATAG
- the pth gene encoding aminoacyl-tRNA hydrolase, giving the protein MSFLIVGLGNIGIEYADTRHNIGFNVLDVLAGASNISFESRRLGSVAEYRYKGKNFILLKPSTFMNLSGKAVNYWLQAEKIPVENMLVIVDDLALPLGTLRMRKQGSDGGHNGLKDIAATLGHTNYARLRVGIGDNFGDGGQIDYVLGRWSERERKELPFICDKAADAIRSFGTIGVERTMNICNTK; this is encoded by the coding sequence ATGAGTTTTTTAATAGTCGGTTTAGGAAATATCGGCATTGAATACGCAGATACCCGTCACAATATTGGCTTTAATGTGTTGGATGTCCTTGCCGGGGCGTCCAACATCTCTTTTGAGAGTCGTCGTCTGGGTTCTGTTGCCGAATATCGTTACAAAGGAAAGAATTTTATTCTCTTAAAACCCTCTACTTTTATGAATCTAAGCGGAAAGGCAGTAAATTACTGGCTTCAGGCAGAGAAGATTCCGGTAGAGAATATGCTTGTTATTGTTGATGACCTGGCACTCCCTCTTGGTACATTGAGAATGAGGAAACAGGGCAGTGACGGGGGACACAATGGTCTTAAGGATATTGCAGCCACTCTTGGTCATACTAATTATGCAAGGCTCAGGGTTGGAATTGGTGATAACTTTGGAGACGGAGGGCAAATTGATTATGTCCTGGGCAGATGGAGTGAGCGGGAGCGTAAAGAGTTGCCTTTCATCTGTGATAAGGCTGCTGATGCTATCCGTTCATTTGGAACAATTGGTGTTGAGCGTACAATGAATATCTGCAACACAAAATAA
- a CDS encoding S4 domain-containing protein codes for MSRLDKFLWSIRVFKTRSEAADACKSGRVKVNGTEAKSSREIKSGDGVTVRKGIVTYSFNVKTPIDKRQPARLVEEFVQNTTPQSELDKLLVPKETMHMVRERGTGRPTKKERREMDGVMDTLWWDDED; via the coding sequence ATGAGCCGTCTTGACAAATTCCTTTGGTCAATAAGAGTTTTTAAAACCCGTTCTGAAGCAGCCGATGCTTGTAAAAGCGGGAGGGTAAAAGTTAATGGAACAGAGGCTAAATCCTCCCGTGAGATAAAGAGCGGAGATGGAGTTACTGTCAGAAAAGGTATTGTTACATACTCATTCAATGTGAAAACTCCTATCGATAAAAGACAGCCGGCCAGACTGGTTGAGGAGTTTGTTCAAAATACTACCCCTCAGTCTGAGCTAGATAAGTTATTGGTTCCTAAAGAGACAATGCATATGGTAAGAGAGCGAGGCACCGGCAGACCAACCAAGAAGGAGCGGAGAGAGATGGATGGAGTTATGGATACTCTCTGGTGGGATGATGAGGATTAA
- a CDS encoding type I phosphomannose isomerase catalytic subunit: MTNLYPLKFKPILKERVWGGEVWQISGLDDDTSLVSNGFLRENTINELIETYLGEFTGDAIYESFGNIFPLLVKILQINDSLSLQLHPSDEISLERHDSYGKTECWYILEAKPDAKIYLGLNRDLTPQEFYEHCQNESVEGIMNIINPKKGDFVFIEPGTLHSATGGITVAEIQQVSDITYRVYDWGREHNPETAREMHLDEAIDCINYRKLEIKPPLYLRNDEFLSVNGSRKNLADCSYFKVSLIEVNEKERLESDIFNSFIIYFSVDGEAIIKGGDGVVSLMRGECAILPAYIGEYTIEKATPSCHLLEIIGKPRVN; the protein is encoded by the coding sequence ATGACAAATCTATATCCACTGAAGTTTAAACCCATACTTAAAGAGAGAGTCTGGGGAGGAGAGGTATGGCAAATAAGCGGTCTTGATGACGACACCTCTCTTGTTTCAAATGGTTTTCTTCGTGAAAACACTATTAACGAATTAATTGAGACATATCTCGGGGAATTTACCGGAGATGCTATATATGAATCGTTTGGAAATATATTTCCGCTTCTGGTCAAAATTCTGCAGATAAATGACTCTCTCTCTCTTCAGCTCCATCCATCTGATGAAATTTCGCTTGAGAGACACGACTCTTACGGAAAGACAGAGTGCTGGTATATTCTGGAGGCTAAGCCAGATGCTAAAATATACCTGGGGCTCAACAGAGATCTTACACCTCAGGAATTTTATGAACACTGCCAGAATGAGAGCGTAGAAGGGATTATGAATATTATAAATCCTAAAAAGGGGGATTTTGTATTTATAGAACCCGGGACTCTCCACTCCGCAACCGGAGGGATCACTGTTGCCGAGATTCAGCAGGTATCAGACATCACATACAGAGTTTACGACTGGGGAAGAGAGCATAATCCTGAGACTGCCAGAGAGATGCACCTTGATGAGGCCATAGATTGTATAAATTACAGAAAACTTGAGATTAAGCCCCCACTCTACCTTAGAAATGATGAATTTCTCTCAGTAAATGGCTCCAGGAAAAACCTCGCAGATTGCAGCTACTTTAAAGTCTCTCTCATTGAAGTTAATGAAAAAGAGCGTCTTGAAAGTGACATCTTTAATAGTTTTATAATTTACTTTTCAGTTGACGGAGAGGCAATTATTAAAGGTGGAGATGGTGTAGTATCCCTGATGAGGGGGGAGTGTGCAATATTACCAGCCTACATTGGCGAGTACACAATAGAAAAGGCAACACCATCGTGTCACCTTCTGGAAATAATTGGTAAGCCGAGAGTTAATTAA
- a CDS encoding type II CAAX endopeptidase family protein produces MQLNKYFKYLDSYLPDLKQSWILLALTALVGMLVAGFGTLAISFAVPSAAKWADLIIYPLVFLPATIFIIGEIRNQREMSLIEPNRIPPTRPVNSKNFGKLGMTLSFIIIFFLIFTFNIATEPLYTWMGVPDFIKEFYDNMKLNPWSSFLTVVIFAPLFEELLCRGVILRGLLHHITPAKAIFWSALMFAVMHLNPWQALPAFMVGLLMGWIYWKTGSLLATIFIHFVNNGFSFMITLLFPDMGADATFSSLMPFNQYIILYVFSILFTIASLWYLKSNYDKSISTEV; encoded by the coding sequence ATGCAACTTAATAAGTACTTTAAATATCTTGACTCGTACCTACCTGACCTAAAACAGAGCTGGATTCTTCTTGCGCTTACTGCGCTGGTAGGTATGCTGGTAGCCGGATTCGGAACACTTGCAATCTCATTTGCAGTCCCATCTGCAGCTAAATGGGCAGATTTAATAATATATCCACTTGTATTTCTTCCAGCTACAATATTTATAATAGGAGAGATTCGCAATCAGAGAGAAATGAGCCTTATTGAGCCAAACAGAATCCCCCCCACCCGGCCGGTTAACTCAAAGAATTTTGGAAAACTTGGGATGACTTTAAGCTTTATAATCATCTTTTTCCTGATTTTTACTTTTAATATTGCTACAGAACCCCTTTATACATGGATGGGTGTTCCGGATTTTATCAAAGAATTTTACGATAACATGAAGCTCAATCCGTGGAGCTCATTCCTGACAGTTGTAATATTTGCACCCCTGTTTGAGGAGTTACTTTGCAGAGGCGTTATCTTAAGAGGACTCCTTCATCACATCACACCCGCAAAAGCAATATTCTGGTCTGCTCTTATGTTTGCAGTTATGCACCTGAACCCATGGCAGGCTCTCCCGGCATTTATGGTTGGTTTACTGATGGGGTGGATATACTGGAAAACAGGATCACTACTCGCCACCATTTTTATACATTTTGTTAATAATGGATTCTCTTTTATGATTACACTACTCTTTCCGGATATGGGAGCAGATGCCACTTTCTCATCCCTGATGCCATTTAATCAATACATAATTCTTTATGTTTTTTCAATTTTGTTTACCATCGCATCCCTTTGGTATTTAAAAAGCAACTATGACAAATCTATATCCACTGAAGTTTAA
- a CDS encoding nucleotidyltransferase — MTKPTLLVLAAGMGSRYGGLKQLDGVGPSGETIMDYSVYDAIQAGFGEVVFVIRKHFRSDFEERIRARYGDRIKFNFVEQELENIPVGFKLNKERSKPWGTGHAVMMAAHAITTPFAVINADDYYGQDSFRILADFLNSVAGKSGEYAMVGFMTANTLSEAGKVSRGICSSDANSLLTSVEEHHNIFEEEIDGLKKIMGDNSAGVRVEIDKMAPVSMNMWGFTPDYFTMSDQLFIEFLNKNIENLTSEFYIPYVVNKLISSGKATCKLLSTPDKWFGVTFREDRERVVESLSNLVSGGKYPTPLF, encoded by the coding sequence ATGACAAAACCAACACTACTGGTATTGGCCGCCGGAATGGGCAGCAGATACGGAGGGCTTAAACAACTTGACGGAGTGGGCCCTTCCGGGGAGACAATCATGGATTATTCAGTTTACGATGCAATTCAGGCTGGGTTTGGAGAGGTAGTTTTTGTAATCAGAAAACACTTCCGCTCAGATTTTGAGGAGAGAATAAGAGCCAGATACGGAGATAGAATCAAATTTAACTTTGTTGAGCAGGAGCTGGAAAACATTCCCGTTGGATTTAAGTTAAATAAGGAGAGGAGCAAACCCTGGGGAACAGGACATGCAGTAATGATGGCAGCGCATGCTATCACAACTCCCTTTGCAGTTATAAATGCTGACGACTACTATGGACAGGATTCATTCAGGATCCTGGCAGACTTTTTAAATTCTGTTGCCGGAAAAAGCGGAGAGTATGCTATGGTAGGTTTTATGACAGCCAATACCCTTTCTGAGGCAGGAAAGGTATCAAGAGGAATATGCAGTTCAGACGCAAACTCTCTTCTCACTTCAGTAGAGGAGCATCATAATATCTTTGAAGAGGAGATTGACGGATTAAAAAAAATCATGGGAGACAACTCTGCAGGAGTAAGAGTGGAAATTGATAAAATGGCTCCGGTTTCAATGAATATGTGGGGATTCACTCCAGACTATTTTACAATGAGTGACCAGCTTTTTATTGAGTTTTTAAACAAAAATATTGAGAATCTGACATCTGAGTTCTACATTCCATATGTTGTTAACAAACTTATATCCAGTGGAAAAGCAACCTGCAAACTACTGTCAACTCCTGACAAATGGTTTGGAGTAACATTCAGGGAGGATAGAGAGAGAGTGGTAGAGAGCCTCTCCAATTTAGTTTCCGGTGGTAAATACCCTACCCCTTTATTCTAA
- a CDS encoding septum formation initiator family protein, which translates to MFNKFKETRFWQIVKNKYLLVTVVFFVWITFFDSNSLIKCSRVVSSISSQEKEKRYYREEIESIEEKLHELSSNKDSLEKFAREQYKFYKENEDLYLILEDKK; encoded by the coding sequence ATGTTCAATAAATTCAAGGAAACAAGATTCTGGCAAATAGTAAAAAACAAGTATCTGCTTGTTACTGTCGTTTTTTTTGTATGGATCACATTCTTTGACAGCAATTCTCTGATAAAGTGTTCCAGGGTAGTATCCAGTATCAGTTCTCAGGAGAAGGAGAAGAGATATTACAGAGAGGAGATTGAATCAATTGAGGAGAAGCTGCACGAACTTAGCTCAAACAAAGATAGTCTTGAGAAATTTGCGAGGGAGCAGTACAAGTTCTATAAGGAGAACGAGGATCTCTATCTGATTCTGGAGGATAAAAAATAG
- a CDS encoding YjjG family noncanonical pyrimidine nucleotidase: MKIRKDYKYILFDLDRTLWDFDANARNNIYQLLDKYNVPVGDKSEFFEQYEQINHILWAGYEKGDIKKEELRWLRFHKAFNLYGIDDENFSKEFGEVYLDEMPNQNILMPHAMEVLEKLHMKGIKMAVVSNGFKEVQYRKLNKSGIDKFFQAVMISEEQGVHKPCPIIFKRAIKAIGGDKKETLMVGDDFANDIEGAMIFGIDQFFYNYKNTPCDGGPTYESDDLRDLLI; the protein is encoded by the coding sequence ATGAAGATTAGAAAAGATTATAAATACATTTTGTTTGACCTGGACAGAACATTGTGGGATTTTGATGCCAATGCCAGAAACAACATCTACCAACTACTTGACAAATACAATGTTCCGGTAGGTGATAAATCTGAATTCTTTGAACAATATGAACAAATAAACCACATATTGTGGGCCGGTTACGAGAAAGGAGATATCAAAAAGGAGGAACTTAGATGGTTAAGATTCCATAAAGCATTTAACCTTTATGGAATTGATGATGAAAATTTTTCAAAAGAGTTTGGTGAAGTATATCTTGATGAGATGCCAAATCAGAATATTCTGATGCCTCATGCTATGGAGGTGCTTGAAAAACTTCATATGAAGGGTATAAAAATGGCTGTTGTATCAAACGGGTTTAAAGAGGTTCAGTACAGAAAACTAAACAAATCCGGAATTGATAAGTTTTTCCAGGCCGTAATGATTTCTGAAGAGCAAGGTGTACACAAACCCTGCCCAATTATTTTTAAACGGGCAATCAAGGCTATCGGCGGCGATAAAAAAGAGACCCTGATGGTTGGGGATGATTTTGCAAATGATATTGAAGGGGCTATGATTTTTGGAATAGATCAGTTTTTCTATAATTATAAAAACACCCCTTGTGACGGTGGACCTACATATGAATCTGACGATCTCAGAGACCTCCTTATCTGA
- a CDS encoding M64 family metallopeptidase, with protein MKRIAVLTALLLITNLLRSQAIDFDTHFTGERLRIDLVFAGDAEKQDIYLEGLTLEPHWSGTRSKLADPFNYGEFRIEVKENNKIIYSAGFNNLFQEWRTTSEAKENKMAFTGSCRIPFPKKGVDLIFYERVKASGKFSQLAKFSIDPADKLIKREIEHNFKTDTIHYSGDPSKKVDLLFIAEGYTQEEMGKFRQDAKRFASYLFNTEPYKSRMKDFNVWAVESVSQESGPDIPHYGVWKNTVASSNFYTFRTDRYLTAPDHKRVSTLASLSHCDAMYVIVNTDKYGGGGIYNYYGLSMSDHKFASEVFVHEFGHSFAGLADEYYSSDVAYEDFYNLKVEPWEPNITTLVDFDSKWKGLISPGTPVPTPQNSTFSNTTGVFEGGGYMAKGIFRPAIECRMKSNEAPGFCETCKAAINSMIDYYTK; from the coding sequence ATGAAAAGGATAGCTGTACTTACCGCTCTGCTCCTTATTACAAATCTGCTTCGCTCTCAGGCTATTGATTTTGACACCCATTTTACAGGCGAGAGGCTCAGGATTGATCTGGTATTTGCCGGAGATGCAGAAAAACAGGATATTTATCTGGAGGGGCTTACTCTGGAGCCACATTGGAGCGGAACAAGGAGCAAACTGGCAGACCCTTTCAATTATGGGGAGTTCCGGATTGAGGTGAAAGAGAACAATAAAATTATTTATTCAGCAGGATTCAATAACCTTTTTCAAGAGTGGCGTACTACTTCAGAGGCAAAAGAGAACAAGATGGCTTTTACCGGATCGTGCAGGATTCCATTTCCAAAAAAGGGGGTAGATCTTATATTTTATGAGAGAGTTAAGGCAAGCGGGAAGTTTTCTCAACTGGCAAAATTCAGCATAGATCCTGCCGATAAATTAATTAAGCGAGAGATAGAACATAATTTTAAAACAGACACAATCCACTACTCCGGAGATCCGTCAAAAAAGGTAGACCTGTTATTTATTGCAGAGGGCTATACTCAGGAGGAGATGGGAAAATTCAGGCAGGATGCTAAAAGATTTGCATCTTACCTTTTCAATACTGAGCCATACAAATCACGGATGAAAGATTTTAATGTATGGGCTGTAGAATCAGTATCACAGGAGAGTGGTCCCGATATTCCCCACTATGGTGTTTGGAAGAACACTGTTGCATCATCAAACTTCTATACTTTCCGTACTGACAGATATTTAACGGCACCTGATCATAAAAGGGTCTCAACTCTTGCATCTTTATCTCATTGTGATGCAATGTATGTAATTGTAAACACAGACAAATACGGCGGGGGAGGAATTTACAATTACTACGGGTTAAGTATGTCAGATCATAAATTTGCCTCAGAGGTATTTGTTCACGAGTTTGGCCATAGCTTTGCAGGGCTCGCAGATGAGTACTACTCTTCAGATGTTGCTTACGAAGATTTCTATAATTTAAAGGTTGAGCCCTGGGAACCTAACATAACAACACTTGTTGATTTTGATTCTAAATGGAAGGGGCTGATTTCTCCGGGGACACCTGTTCCAACTCCTCAAAACAGCACATTCTCCAATACAACAGGGGTTTTTGAAGGTGGTGGATATATGGCAAAAGGAATTTTCAGACCTGCTATTGAATGCAGAATGAAGAGTAACGAAGCCCCCGGGTTCTGTGAAACCTGTAAGGCTGCAATAAACTCTATGATTGATTACTATACTAAATGA
- the purB gene encoding adenylosuccinate lyase produces MQQHPITSLSPVDGRYASQVRELSGYFSEYALIRYRVFVEIEYFIALCEIPLPQLKSVTENEKSLLREISGKFSIEDALRIKEIEKITNHDVKAVEYFIKERISGSALEKMGEFIHFGLTSQDINNTSVPLSLLEGIRDVYLPKLSSILNKLTEMSEEWSDIPMLARTHGQPASPTRVGKEIYVFVSRLKEQIEMLEHTKFSAKFGGATGNFNAHHVAYPEIDWNNFAETFVNGKLGLYRSYPTTQIDHYDHLSALFHNLSRINTILLDLCRDIWSYISMEYFRQRVKEGEVGSSAMPHKVNPIDFENAEGNLGLANAIFTHLAEKLPVSRLQRDLTDSTVLRNVGTPIAHTIISFNSIEKGLGKLIIDKEAIREDLEANWAVVAEGIQTILRREGFPKPYEALKALTRTGRPIDSNAIKEFIDQLAVSENIKDELRKITPFTYTGI; encoded by the coding sequence ATGCAACAACATCCAATTACATCGCTCTCTCCCGTTGACGGAAGGTATGCTTCTCAGGTTAGAGAACTTTCCGGATATTTTTCCGAATATGCTCTAATACGGTACAGAGTCTTTGTTGAAATTGAATATTTTATAGCTCTGTGCGAAATACCTCTCCCTCAGCTAAAATCAGTCACTGAAAATGAGAAGTCTCTTCTAAGGGAGATCTCCGGAAAATTCTCAATTGAGGATGCTCTGAGAATCAAAGAGATTGAAAAAATTACAAACCATGATGTAAAGGCTGTTGAATATTTTATAAAAGAGAGAATTTCAGGGAGTGCCCTTGAGAAAATGGGTGAATTTATCCATTTTGGACTCACATCGCAGGATATAAATAATACCTCTGTCCCTTTGTCTCTTCTTGAGGGAATCAGAGATGTATATCTTCCAAAACTCTCATCCATTCTTAACAAACTAACAGAGATGTCTGAAGAGTGGTCTGATATACCAATGCTTGCCAGAACTCACGGACAGCCAGCCTCTCCCACAAGGGTAGGCAAAGAGATCTACGTATTTGTATCCAGACTTAAAGAGCAGATTGAGATGCTGGAACACACAAAATTCTCTGCAAAATTTGGTGGTGCAACCGGAAATTTCAATGCTCATCATGTTGCATACCCTGAGATTGACTGGAACAACTTTGCAGAGACTTTTGTAAACGGGAAACTTGGACTCTACAGATCATATCCAACGACACAAATAGATCATTATGATCACCTCTCTGCTCTTTTTCACAATCTATCCAGGATTAATACAATTTTACTGGACCTCTGCAGGGATATATGGAGCTATATATCAATGGAATATTTCAGACAAAGAGTCAAAGAGGGAGAGGTTGGCTCATCGGCAATGCCTCATAAAGTGAACCCCATTGACTTTGAGAATGCGGAGGGTAATCTGGGACTTGCTAATGCAATATTTACACATCTTGCAGAGAAACTGCCTGTCTCCAGGCTTCAAAGAGACCTTACTGACAGTACTGTTTTAAGAAATGTGGGAACCCCGATAGCCCATACAATTATATCATTTAACTCAATAGAAAAGGGGCTTGGCAAACTTATCATTGACAAAGAGGCCATCCGGGAAGATCTGGAGGCAAACTGGGCAGTTGTTGCTGAAGGGATTCAGACTATACTCAGAAGAGAGGGTTTTCCAAAGCCTTACGAGGCCCTTAAGGCTCTTACCAGAACCGGAAGACCAATCGACAGCAATGCAATTAAGGAGTTTATTGACCAACTTGCTGTCTCCGAAAATATAAAGGATGAGTTGAGGAAAATCACGCCGTTTACATATACAGGAATTTAA
- the folP gene encoding dihydropteroate synthase — protein MTENKVRQKRRDKMITIDKISSPLIMGIINLNNDSFYEGSRCSTDEEFCLRYEKLLSEGADIIDLGACSTRPGSIPVSEEEEWERLKPALKRVLLNYPESEISIDTFRSSIVLRAFDFVGDFIINDISAGEDDPDMLKMASRLELPYIAMHKRGTPENMQTMCDYENVTLTVREYFEDFINRATEAGIKDIIIDPGFGFAKNLDQNYKLLREMDNLKIERGNSGKYYPILAGLSRKSMIYKLLEKDPSDVLHATSALNLTALINGASILRVHDVKEASEIVKIYKKLTEKA, from the coding sequence GTGACAGAAAACAAAGTTAGACAAAAAAGAAGAGATAAGATGATAACCATTGATAAAATATCCAGCCCTCTGATAATGGGGATTATAAACCTAAATAATGACTCATTTTACGAAGGGAGCCGATGCTCAACAGATGAGGAGTTCTGTCTGAGATACGAAAAATTACTGTCAGAGGGGGCTGATATCATTGACCTTGGAGCCTGCTCTACAAGACCCGGATCCATACCGGTAAGCGAAGAGGAGGAGTGGGAAAGGCTTAAGCCGGCTCTTAAAAGGGTGCTGCTTAACTATCCGGAGAGCGAGATCTCTATTGACACCTTCAGATCATCTATTGTATTAAGAGCCTTTGACTTTGTAGGAGATTTTATTATCAATGATATCTCTGCCGGAGAGGATGATCCGGATATGTTAAAAATGGCTTCCCGGCTTGAGCTTCCATATATTGCAATGCATAAAAGGGGTACCCCTGAAAATATGCAAACTATGTGTGACTATGAAAATGTGACTCTAACAGTAAGAGAGTATTTTGAGGATTTTATCAACAGAGCCACAGAGGCAGGGATCAAAGATATTATAATTGACCCCGGATTTGGTTTTGCTAAAAACCTGGATCAGAACTACAAGCTTCTGAGAGAAATGGATAATTTGAAAATTGAGAGAGGTAACTCCGGTAAATACTATCCCATCCTGGCAGGGCTCTCTCGCAAAAGTATGATTTATAAACTACTGGAAAAGGATCCATCTGATGTATTACATGCAACATCCGCACTTAATCTGACAGCATTAATAAACGGAGCCTCTATTTTAAGGGTGCACGATGTTAAAGAGGCCTCTGAAATTGTCAAAATCTACAAAAAACTAACTGAAAAGGCTTAA